The DNA window ACGCTCTTGGACAAGCTGCTCACCGTACTCATGGTAGTGTTCAAACCGCGTTGTCTGCTTCAAGTGTTCAACAAGACGGTTGGCAAACAGGGTGTCAATCTCTTTACAGGGGGTTGCTGCGTGATATTTGAGAACAAGGTCTTGCCCGCGCTCCTCAATCACGTAAATGGGCTGATCTGTCAACCCTGACGTTGTGACGTACACCCGTCCACCTTCGCGTGAGGAAATGGCGTATTTCAAAAGGGCGGGAATCGGCTCTTTCCGGGTGTATCGAGTGTACCCGTTTTTCTTCTCGTTGCGCTCACCAGTAATGGTGTACGGGGAAAGGCGGTTAAACGCATACCAGAATAGCTCCTCGTCAACAATTGGCTCGTGGTTGCCTTTTTTGACGACTTCGCCTTGATGGACCCAATAGCCAATGTATGCCACATTGGTCAGAAGGCCGGTCAAGCCGTGTCGTGACAGATGGAAGCCTCCTGGCACCCGCTTGAGTTGGTAGAAGGAAAGGTACTTACTGATGTCAACGTCTTCCGCAAACTCTGGAAAGAGAAACGCCAGTTGGTACAATTCCCGGCACAGCGGGCGCACCCTGCCCCCTATTTCCCAATATCGTTTGAAAAGCCACCGAACGATGTTCGCGTGTGGCTCATAAGGAATGAATTTGCGGTACGTGGGATTGGGAACGACGCTTCCCTCAACGATGATGGACTCCCTGCTGTCTACGATATACCCGATAGGGATAGCGCGACCTGCCCATTTGCCGCTCTCAAGGATGCGGTTTCTCGCGCCGTGTAAGCGGTGAAAGACATAATCACGCAAATAATCGGCGGCTTCTTCACATCTCCAGCGGAATTGTTTGACGTGGAACGGGTTGGCAAAATCGTAGGTCATGTGAGGCGTTATGACGACAACGCCATGCCGTTTGCAGACATCAATAAAGACGTTGTACTGAATGCCAGTCTCGTCTCGAAACAACCGGTCTTCCAGGAAGACCAGAACGGTTTTGATCTCCCCTGCTTCAATGTGTTCAATCAGTGAGCGCAGCCCTTCGCGCTGGTCAATCCGCAGCGTTCCTGATTTGGCTAAGTCCTGAGTAAAGAGGATGATGCCCTCCTCTTTCCAGCCTAATTGCTTGGCAAAGGCTATCAGATCGTCTGTCTGCATCTCGGTTGATTGCCGGTAGTTTTTGACCTGAGCAAGCGTACTCTGGCGAGCGTAAATACCTATACCTGCCTCAGTGTCTAGTTGTGTCTGTCCCCAGCCCAGGGATACGTGTTGTTGTTTGGGTTTGTTTTTGGGACGAAAGTACGTCATAGTGGCCCTCTTGCAGATGCACGGCGATACGAACGAGTACACGGCATACCCGCTCAACATCCAGACGTGAAAAACGATCAGCCGCACAACGGGTAGGCTGGGGGTATGGAGAGGAAGGTGTTTCTGACATCGTGGTGACTCACGTTGCCTTTCTACCAGCAAGCGAGTCAAAATCATGCGAGGTGTGGTATAACGAGGTTAATCGCATGGTAGTGACTTACCTGCGGGGCTGGGGGTGTTCTCTGTTCCAAGCAGGAATACCCCTGTTTCATTTCTCCCTCAAAGCATACCCGACAATAACAAAAGCGTCAACGGTAAGGCTGGACGGGTGTTCAAGCACTCCTGGGTCAACAGCGGAATCAGGTAAACCAGTATGCCCAACCTAACGCAAGTATATACCATTATAGGCTATCAAGACAAGACTGTTTGCCGTCAATTTTGGTCGTTTTGTATAATGCGAAAAAACGAGGGGAACGATGGAAGAGAAATTTCTCCGCCCTGATGAGATAGCAAAGCAATTGGATGTAGATATAGAGACAGTACGGGTTTGGCTGAGAAGAGGTGAGTTGGTGGGGTATAAGCTGGGGTCTGATTGGCGAGTCAAACCATCTGACTTGGAAGAATTCCTGACTAAGAGAAGAAATGTTGAGCGAAAGTAAGAGAATCCAGGGTAGATCGACCTATTGGGTCTGTCAAGTGGTTTGTGTAAATAGCTGATAAGCCTGTTCAAAATCAACCATCATAGTAAACAGTACGCTTCTCTGTCCAGCGAGTTCTCCTACCTGTCCGCGACCCATGTGCGCAGCGCGGGCAGGTGATCCTGATAGTGCTCAGACGAGTTTGCCGCGAAGATCTGCCAAGGGACCCAGTCATCTGGCATATCGCTGAAGCGACGAGGATCATTGAGGTCTTCGTCACTGAGACTGTGAACGGCTTCGAGCAGATCGCTGTAGGAGTGCTGTCCTTCGTGAATGATCTCCTGCAAAGGGCGATGGCTGTTCTGTTGATAGATCAGCACATTGCGCTCATCGGTGGGCAGTGTCCACCATTCGGAGCCGGTAAAAACGTGCAGGCGGATGACGGGCAGCATCTCACGCTCGTACCAACTGACATGGGCGACCAGGTCTTTGACTGACCAGTTTCCCAGAATCCCCGGCCGGAGCATGTGATGCTCGTCCATCTGTGCGAGTGCGGCCTCCCATTGGGCTCGTGTCTGCTCCAGCGTGCTGATGAAGGTCATCTTGTCCACGGTTTTCCCCTGCCTTCCTGCCGTTCAAAAGTACCCATCACCGCTTTTCACCTCAAGAGTCTCCGTCCAGGACCCTGTCCACTGACCTGTTGTCCTCTCCTGCGCTTCCTCTCTTGCTCTCCAGTGGGGATGTTGATCATGCCTAAGGGAACCGCTCTCCAAATTCTATCGCAAAGCGGTTCAGCGCGGGCTTCCAGTCGTGGATTGGCATCGTCCACCTCTGGCTTAGATTGCGCATCGGTAGATAAACCACCTTAAAGACTGCCTCATCGGACGGAAAGATGCGGTGATGGCGCGTCACCTTGCGCAAGGTCATGTTCATGGACTCAATCGCGTTGGTTGTGTAGATTACCTTGCGAATCTCCGCCGGAAAAGCAAACAACGGGATGACTCTCGCCCAGTGGGCACGCCACGCCTTGCTGATGTTGGGATAGCGGGTGTCCCATTTCTCCGAAAAGAGTTCTAACTGGAGCTCGGCATCTGCTTCGGTACTGGTGGTATAGATGGCTTTCAGATCCGTCGCCACTTCTTTCAGGTGCTTGTAGGAGACAGACCGCAGCGAGCTTCTCACCAGATGGACCATGCAGAGTTGTACGCGCGTCTGCGGAAAGACCGCTTCAATGGCTTCCGGGAAGCTGGCGAGACCATCCACACAGGCAATGAAGATATCCTTCAGCCCTCGGTTCGGCAGTTCGGTCAACACGGACAACCAGAATTTTGTCCCTTCGCTCTGGGCGATCCACATTCCCAACAACTCTTTATAACCGCTCAGGTTGACCCCGAGCGCCAAATACACCGACTTGTTGACGATGTGCTGATGTTCTCTCACTTTGACCACCAGGCAATCGAAATAGACAATGGGATAGAGCGCTTCCAGTGGGCGCGCTTGCCACTGGCGTACCTCGTCCAGCACCGCTTCGGTCACGTTCGAGATGAGGGTGGCTGAGACTTCCACCCCGTAGAGGTCGTGCAGTTGGGCCTGAATGTCGCGCGTGGTCATGCCGCGTGCATAGAGGGCGATAATCTTGTCATCAAAGCCCTCCAGCCGGGTTTGCCCCTTCTGGACGAGCTGTGGTTCGAAGCTGCCTTGGCGGTCGCGGGGCACCTCGATCTCGACCTGTCCCTGCTCGCCTTTGAGGGTTTTCTGACTGTGTCCATTGCGCTTGTTCCCGGTGGCGTTGCCCTGGCGCGCATGTTTGGAATAACCCAGGTGCGTATCCAGTTCCGTTTCCAGGCAGCGCTCGATCACGGCCTTGGTCAGTTGCTTCAGCAAGCCATCTTCCGCCAGGATGCCCTGCGGGTTGGGATAGTCTTGCAGCAATTCATCAATCAGTTCGCGTCGAATTGGCATGGCTTCCTCCGTTCACGTGTTCACATCATCGGATTCTGCCATTTACACAATCTATTGTACAGTCCTACCTATTTGGCCGATAAGGTGTCTTGGCTGTTTGATAGGTTCCCTTATGGTTCGTTCTCTTCCGTTTTAGTGCAAGACATTTACTAAAGCATCTTCTCTATCTACAGCAGCGGTCGCTCCTACTCCTTCACAGTACCCCTTCCCCAATTCTGAACCACCCTATATTTCCATCTGTCTGTTGGTAGACAGAGGAGAGATCGTTTGGCAGTTGTAATTTCTGCCCGGTTGATCACGATAGCAGCTAGCTCTTTGTTTGTGTTATAGTTGAGGATAATGGCTGGTATCCATCCCCGACGAGAGGTGCAGGATGACGTACTCGACCCTGGGAAATGGTGCTGATAGCAAACCGGTTACCATCAACCAGGCTTTGCGCCGAGAGGGTTTATACATTATCGGGATGAGCGGCAGCGGCAAATCTGGCTTGCTCGAAAACCTCATCTTGCAAGACATCAATCAAGATCTGGGTATCTGTGTGCTGGAACCTCATCGCAGAACCGGGGAAAACAATAATGACTTGACCCTGCGCGTGATCGAGCGGATGGAGTATGAGCGTCAGCACGCAGACAAGCAGAAAAAGCGTGAGCGGATGCAGCGGCGCTTAGCAGAAGATGTAATCTTCCTTGATATTCGAGACCCCACCTATGTCTTCGGAGTAAACCTCTTTCACTGCGAAAATCCTGCTGATCCCTTGCAGCAAGAAGACACTGCTGAGCGGGTACTCCATGTCTTGGCGAAGGTCTATGATATTACTCCCAAGACGCCGCAAATGTACCAGTATTTTCTGAATATCACCCGGACCCTGCTGTATAATCCTCAGAGCAGTGTTCAGCAAATTCCCCGCCTGCTCTCCGATGGAGCGTTTCGCCAGCACCTGCTTGCCAATGTCCCTGATGGGCATGTGCAGTGGTTCTGGGAGCAGTTTGAACGCAAAAGTAAGCTGCGCCGCGACGATGACGTTTCTGCTGTGGTCAATAAGCTCGATGATTTGTTTCGCCCGGCCTTAAAAGATATCTTCGGACAGCTCACCCCAACCGTTCGTCTGCCCGATATTATGGACCAAGGAAAAATCCTCCTCATCCGGCTTGATTCGCAGTGGGAGAGTGTGACGAGTCTTGTCGGCAGCATCATCATCTCACAGGTGCTTCATGCCGTCTACGCTCGCGGCAATTCGACGTCACAGCGCTTCCAAAAGTTCAACCTCTATGCGGATGAGTTTCAGCGATTTGCCAGCGAGGATTTTGCCACGTTGTTTGCTGAAGCGCGCAAATACGGCATCGCCTTAACGGTTGCTCATCAGGTATTGGAACAACTCGACCCAGCCATTAAAGCTACCTGTAAGGCAGCCGCAAATATCGTTGTCATGCGAGTGAGTCCTGATAATGCGAAAGAGATTGCCGCTACCTTTGACTGTTCGCCACAACCCGGACCACCCAGATATGAACCGCAAAGAGCGCCGATCTCCGAACCCATCCAATTTCTGCTCATGCATGGCGCTCACCCAGGCCATGCCACCCGGCAGTTTATAGACGGTTATGGAAAGCTCCTGGTAGACAAGGTAAAACGAGAGGAACGAGCGGTACAGGAGTATCAACGGGCGAGGGATCGCGCTGAGTATGATCCCATGGTTTCTAGGCAAGTACTGTTCCGTGATCCACCATCCTCCCTTTTTCAGCACACACTTTCTGCGCTCAATCGCTTGTTCTATGAGGCTATGCTTGCCGGAAAAGTAGGCCAAAATCCTGATGACATCCCGTTTCCTGATGAGTTATTAGATGACTTTATCCGGGCGATGGTCCCTCAAGCAAGAAAGTATCTGGATACATTAGATGAATACCTTTCCTTGACAGATGAAACAGTGGATGTCTCTGATCTGGCTCCTCGAATCGAGAAATTACAGCACAAGCTTGCGGCCTTCCCTGACTATCGGCAGCAAAAACTCCTGCCTCGGCTCCAGGAAATCGAGACCACGCAAGCGAAACTCCCAGATGTGATGAGAGATTACCTCCGGGCAGAGGTTTCCGCAGTGCGAGACCTCTTCTATATTGTGAGGAGACATTGGATATACTATATCGGTTCACCTAATTATTATTGTGATGGGACTCCCGCAGACCCTCTGTATAACGTAGTGGATCACTATCGTGAAAATACAGGAGGCCCAGCAGCCGCCGAACGAGACCTCACCCCAACAAAGCTCTTCAAATATGGTTCCCCCCCCTTTTATTCGTGGGACGCTGCGGTTTCCTATCTCTGGCAGCAACTACAAGCGCACCAAGTGTGGTTTCATGCTGAAAATAGCGTGGGCGATCAGCACTGGTGGCAGCGCCAGCGTACTCGTGTCAGGTGCGGTGGCTTTGATCCTCGGCATCTCTCCCCCCAACAGAAGGACCAGACTAACCTATCGCGGCGACTAGATTGGAGCAGCATTGATCCTTACCACTACGGCGACTCCTCTCGGATAGAAAAGTTAAATGTGTGGGTCCTCAGGCCAGGAGTAGAAGAGACCTGGTACAGCCCCTCCATGCTCGAGGAAGAGGTGAAAAAGCGGGTGGAGCATGTTGAGGAAAAGCTGGGAGGCTGGTACGACCGTTCTCCGCATGAAGAAGAGGTGAAAAAGCATGTGAATGACCCTGGAATCGATTATTTAGAGAAAGAACTCATCCAGAGTTCTCCTTGGATAATGTCTCGCATCCGTGATCAAATCAGCAATCTTGATAAAGTAACAAGAGCCATAGACAGTGGAAAAATACAGCTTCAAGAAGATAGCAACTTTCTTTCCCTGGAAATACGAGAGGAAACCAAACGCATAGAGCACGAATTCCGTCTGGCGCAGATCATTGAACACCAGCGCAGCAGCTATGAAACGCGTGTGATCGAACTGGAAGCATTCCTGCAACAGGTGATGCGCGAACTTGCGGAGGCGCCGGTTGAGGACTGGAATGGGATGGTGCAACCCGTTCCAACGGAACTCTCTTCCTCGGAGGTAGAAGCGCGCATTGCCAATCAACTCAAGCAGTTGGGGAGATTCCGGGCGCGCGTGCGAACAACCGAGGGCGAAGCCACCATCAGCACCCTTCCGCCAGCAGGTGGAATCAGCCAGCAGGATTTGCTAGCACTCGTTGACGAGATCAAGCAGAGAAATCTCCAAGCGGGTTACCTACAGCTGCGCAGCGACGTTGAACGAGAGATCGCTTCTCGACAACAAGAGCCGCCTGACGAGCCGCCTCCGCCACTAACACGACCACCCTCGCCTTCGTCTCCACCCCCTGCGCCCATGCAACGCCGAAAAAAAGTCGTCTAGAGCGCTGAGGATGCCCTCCATGAATGACCGAGCAATCCGAATTTTAGATGCGTTCTCTCAGTTTCCTTTTCTCACGGCTGAGCAAGTGATCGCCTTACAGATCTATGGTCCAGGCTCTTACCAGAAAGTCCGGGCCATCCTCAAACACTTTGTTGACCTGGAGTATCTGCTGCGGGATACCCCCCTGTCCGATAAACCAGTAGGCGGGGTGGCCTACGTGTATTGGCTTGCTACCAGGGGAAGAAGCGTTCTAGAGTCTGTTATGCACTTTTGCGCGGACTCGCTTTTCACCAAGCTTTGCAGCAACCATGTCAAACTGCGATCCATTGCTGTTAGCCCGGACGTGAACTGCCTTCGTAAAAGTGCATAACACGCTCTAGAAAAAGAACGTGGTGCTGATTTTAGCGCCTGGCGATTTCCTTCAGAGATGCGCGAGTTCGTCAAGTCTTCCCATCTGCGGCACTGCCTGGGAGTCAATGACTTTCTGATCTGCGCCAAACACCTGTCCTCCCTCTATCCTGCTATCACCATACAGACCATGCTGCATGATTTCATCCTCAAGCGCGAGATGCACGACGCCCCGGTGATCCCTGATGGCCTCATCAAATTTGCTTCTGGAGAAGCGCCATGTCTCTGGCTGGAATATGATCGCAAAACCGAAAAAGAAGAGGCCTTTAAAGAGAAGATCAAACGCATGGTGGCGTTGATGGAGCAGGGATTTGACGAATGGTTTGAAACGCCGCTGGAACAGTTCACCTGGGCTGTTGCCACGCCTTTTGGCGACCAGCGCGCGCGACAATTGAGATACTGGTGTGAACAAGAGCTGACCGCCTTGCACCAGATCCACCGGGCCCCCGTCTTTCTCTTTGCTGCGCTTCCTGAGCACTTTGATCCGGCTGTCATCTTTCTATCCCCACTCTGGGAGATTGCTTGTGAGGATGGAAAACACAGTTTGATTGAAGCATGAGCCACTTTTCTCACTGATTTCCGCAGGGTGTAGAATTGACCAGACAGTCCTCCACAAGTGGATGAGGACGGCAATAGAGTCTCATTACAAAAGAATAGATCAGACTCAAAGAAGAGATATATTTACTACCAATCACAGGAAAAGAGAGCATTGCTGGGGCGGCTCTATTCCTGGAGAAAACATAGGAAGCAGGATAGGAAGCCCATACCTACAGCGAACATCTGCCGCCCTTGCGAGAGCAGAAACTATATCCATCAGTTTCAGGCTCCTGCCGATAACGGACCTCAGAAAGACGAATCTTTCCCCATCGTTGAGGGATAGCAATAATGCCTGCATAGCGCCCCTCCTCGCTCTCCATATCAACCAGCGCATAAATGAACATATCAGCCATTGTCTATCTCTTTAGGCTCTTGGTTCAATTCGATTTCAGGGTGCCACTTTCGCATGTAGGCGATGAGATCGTCACGATGGATAAACCATTCGCGGCCACGCCGACACGAGGTGATTTTTCCAGCGCGACATAGCTTGGTTAGTTGTGACGAGCTAATTCCTGTCAGGGCTGAGGCTTCGCCAGTCGTCAGCATCTCATCAAACCTCATACAGCACTCCATCGCTACAAGCATTCTAGTATAACTCTTGACAGTTCTAAACGCTTGGTGCTACCATGATAGCAAGGTTGCACATGGCACGGCGCAGGGGTGATGTTAACACCCCGACGCCGCTACAGCGCAGTCCTGTCCAAGACAGGTCAGGCCGTAGCGTATATTCTAGCATTACCTTGCTACTACGCTCGCTCTCTGTTAGGACTGTGGGCGTTTTTGTTTTGCTGCGCCATTGCCACCTAACGAAAGTGAGGAATACTCGTGACCGAGTATGGCAAGTGGCTGCTAGCCGGCTGCATCTTGCTGCTGCTCTTGCTAGCCGTGATCGCGCTCTGGTCGGTGTTCTTCTGGCTGAGCCTGGTGCTGGTGTGCCTGGGCCTGGTGGTACTGGGCTTTCGGGTGTATGGGCTGGTCCATCTTGGCATCACCCAGGTGCAACTGCGCAATGCCGCCGTTGCCAAAGCCCGAGCTGAGGCCGACCAGCAGCAAGCTATTGCCGATCAGCAGCATGCCCAGGCTGCCGCGCTCTGGAATCAGAGGAAGATCATCCCCCAGCACGCCATTGGCATGATGCTTGATGAGCCAGGGCAGGCACAGCTCAATCAAGTCTGGACCTGGAGCCAGCAGGCCGGCACGCGCAAGACGGAGATCAATCTGCTCGATGGGCCAGAGGCTGAGGGACCAGCACTGCCCGTTGCGCCGGACTTCCGGGTGCTGCGGCGCGAGATTGGCCCGAACCATTTCCTGCTGGGCAAGTACCTGGAGCCGGACACCGGCAAGAGCGTGCCGCTGTGGGCCGCGCTGGATGACATCATCAGCCTGGTCACCATCGGGCCGCAGGGCGTGGGCAAGACAACCCTGGCGCGCAGCCTGGCGCTCCAGCAGGTGATGCACGCGGGCGAATTGCATGTCGTGGACTACTTCAACGATGTGGCGAGTGAGATGCGCGCCTTCTTCCCGCACTGCTACGCCGAGCCAGGCGAGACTGAAGCCTACGCTGGGGCGGTGCTGTTCCCAGAGATGGAGCGCCGCGCCGCGCTCTACCGCGCGGGCGAGCGACAGTTCCCGCCGCTCTTGCTCATCGTCGATGAGTGGCGCTCGCTGCGACCCGATTGTCCGGTGCTAGCCGATGCGCTGGAGCATGGCTTCACCGACTGGCGCAAGCTCAATTTTCGCATGGGCCTCTTCAGTGTGCAACTGGAGCGCGCCGATCTGGGCGTGAGCAAGAGCGCAGTCAGCACGGTCTGTCTGTTCAATGCCAACGAGAACCTGGCACGCACCTGGGGCTATGGTGGCAAGGAAATGCTGGAGGCGTTGCGAGCGCTGCGTGTCGCTGGGCGTGGGTATTGTGTGGTCAGCGGACAAACCTTGCAGCGCTACGCCTCGCTGATCGCGCTGCCCAACGTCTCCAGCGCGCTCTTTCGTGAGGTGTTGCTGGACTGCCGACGCGACATTCGAGATCGGGTTCGCGCTGGCGTCGTCGAAGCTGACCGGGAAAGCGCCAAGCGTGCCTGGAACAGCCTGTTTACGTCGGCAGTGCCAGCCGTCGAGGGGGCGCAGTTGCCTCCCCTACCGATGAAGCCGAGTGGCTCTTCTTCTCCTTCTTCTCCTGCGCACGCGCGCATAGAACCGGCGGATGTGCGCGCGTACCTGGCCCAGAAGAAGGAGAAGAAGAAGACCACCTATACCGAGGCCGAGCGTCAAGAGGTCTTGCGGCTGCATTTTGAGGAGAGCATCCCAGCCTCGCGCATCGCCAAAACGATGGGCAAGGATACTAACTTTTATTACGAGGTACGAGCGATTCTCGCCGAGGCTGCTGAGGCAGCAGAGGAGCAGCAAGAAGATGATCGTTGACAGTGCCCTCTTCGCACCCACTCTTAATGCAGGGCGGGCTGGCCCAGCGGCGCGCCGAGGAGCTGGAAGGCTGGCTCACCCAAGCCGCACGGAGCCGCCTGCCGGAACTGAAGGGGTTTGTTCGTGGCTTGCGCCGCGATGAGGCGGCAGTTCGAGCGGCCTTCTCAACAGG is part of the Ktedonobacterales bacterium genome and encodes:
- a CDS encoding transposase; amino-acid sequence: MPSSHPLLMQGGLAQRRAEELEGWLTQAARSRLPELKGFVRGLRRDEAAVRAAFSTGISNGQTEGFVNKLKVLKRSMYGRANFDLLRLRFLYCA
- a CDS encoding helix-turn-helix domain-containing protein, producing the protein MRFDEMLTTGEASALTGISSSQLTKLCRAGKITSCRRGREWFIHRDDLIAYMRKWHPEIELNQEPKEIDNG
- a CDS encoding recombinase family protein is translated as MTYFRPKNKPKQQHVSLGWGQTQLDTEAGIGIYARQSTLAQVKNYRQSTEMQTDDLIAFAKQLGWKEEGIILFTQDLAKSGTLRIDQREGLRSLIEHIEAGEIKTVLVFLEDRLFRDETGIQYNVFIDVCKRHGVVVITPHMTYDFANPFHVKQFRWRCEEAADYLRDYVFHRLHGARNRILESGKWAGRAIPIGYIVDSRESIIVEGSVVPNPTYRKFIPYEPHANIVRWLFKRYWEIGGRVRPLCRELYQLAFLFPEFAEDVDISKYLSFYQLKRVPGGFHLSRHGLTGLLTNVAYIGYWVHQGEVVKKGNHEPIVDEELFWYAFNRLSPYTITGERNEKKNGYTRYTRKEPIPALLKYAISSREGGRVYVTTSGLTDQPIYVIEERGQDLVLKYHAATPCKEIDTLFANRLVEHLKQTTRFEHYHEYGEQLVQERHQLIKSIDDQLAEIDKQMDGIVDSLSLPRIKKAKEDEKQTRTLKQKLAERYAKLEEQKEELEKKRATLLKDETPQKLMAYYTLADRIAEDWENIPFADRQALANGLVKGVYLDEMTAHWLRLEVEWLDPQWGTERTYIFRCKSAHKEWTEAENDNIKTLYPDAPREELLQTLPRRTWAGIIIQARKLGVQRHNLKSFCDIPQTLSLEDIAFMKEAGIAVDETSCHKWESVDPPRSSA
- a CDS encoding ATP-binding protein, encoding MTEYGKWLLAGCILLLLLLAVIALWSVFFWLSLVLVCLGLVVLGFRVYGLVHLGITQVQLRNAAVAKARAEADQQQAIADQQHAQAAALWNQRKIIPQHAIGMMLDEPGQAQLNQVWTWSQQAGTRKTEINLLDGPEAEGPALPVAPDFRVLRREIGPNHFLLGKYLEPDTGKSVPLWAALDDIISLVTIGPQGVGKTTLARSLALQQVMHAGELHVVDYFNDVASEMRAFFPHCYAEPGETEAYAGAVLFPEMERRAALYRAGERQFPPLLLIVDEWRSLRPDCPVLADALEHGFTDWRKLNFRMGLFSVQLERADLGVSKSAVSTVCLFNANENLARTWGYGGKEMLEALRALRVAGRGYCVVSGQTLQRYASLIALPNVSSALFREVLLDCRRDIRDRVRAGVVEADRESAKRAWNSLFTSAVPAVEGAQLPPLPMKPSGSSSPSSPAHARIEPADVRAYLAQKKEKKKTTYTEAERQEVLRLHFEESIPASRIAKTMGKDTNFYYEVRAILAEAAEAAEEQQEDDR
- a CDS encoding replication-relaxation family protein — its product is MREFVKSSHLRHCLGVNDFLICAKHLSSLYPAITIQTMLHDFILKREMHDAPVIPDGLIKFASGEAPCLWLEYDRKTEKEEAFKEKIKRMVALMEQGFDEWFETPLEQFTWAVATPFGDQRARQLRYWCEQELTALHQIHRAPVFLFAALPEHFDPAVIFLSPLWEIACEDGKHSLIEA
- a CDS encoding IS256 family transposase, with amino-acid sequence MPIRRELIDELLQDYPNPQGILAEDGLLKQLTKAVIERCLETELDTHLGYSKHARQGNATGNKRNGHSQKTLKGEQGQVEIEVPRDRQGSFEPQLVQKGQTRLEGFDDKIIALYARGMTTRDIQAQLHDLYGVEVSATLISNVTEAVLDEVRQWQARPLEALYPIVYFDCLVVKVREHQHIVNKSVYLALGVNLSGYKELLGMWIAQSEGTKFWLSVLTELPNRGLKDIFIACVDGLASFPEAIEAVFPQTRVQLCMVHLVRSSLRSVSYKHLKEVATDLKAIYTTSTEADAELQLELFSEKWDTRYPNISKAWRAHWARVIPLFAFPAEIRKVIYTTNAIESMNMTLRKVTRHHRIFPSDEAVFKVVYLPMRNLSQRWTMPIHDWKPALNRFAIEFGERFP
- a CDS encoding DinB family protein, translated to MTFISTLEQTRAQWEAALAQMDEHHMLRPGILGNWSVKDLVAHVSWYEREMLPVIRLHVFTGSEWWTLPTDERNVLIYQQNSHRPLQEIIHEGQHSYSDLLEAVHSLSDEDLNDPRRFSDMPDDWVPWQIFAANSSEHYQDHLPALRTWVADR